The genomic DNA ACAATATAGCGCATCGCATTTTAAGCCGCTTTGTCAGTAATgaatgctatttctgtatttgacacacacaaaggacgcaccatTTTTATAGACGCATCCAGGCAAGGCGAAACATACTCATGCTTAAACATATGGACACAGGCAAAAAACACGTtgttaaaaaggcaacggaagcaaaactgagtttggttgtactttatttagccattttactaTGTAGTCATGTAATGATCACCgacaaatccatcaaaattctcattttctgtatctgaattgaacaattgtcaaAATGAGTCATCGAAAACACTGAGATTTATAGTttgtccaggcggccacaatcaattcgcaaatagtagcaaGTGTAACTAGCCCAACGCTGCCTGCCAccgttcgtaaagctgtgttgatctCGATGTCCAGGCctcaatccattcgcaaatagtagctagctagtaacTAGCGGCAggagttgttttttaaaaccaGCCGGAATGAcgcgagcaccaaattagtgtgctcccCGTCATaatgggtgtattgacaaaataactatatatcccagcattcACTGTGCAGTACTTTTTCTGCGGGGAAAATAGTgcagtcgggggctgcttgcgaTAAGTAACAGCgactaatttatttatatatatatatatatatatatatatatatatatatatatatatatatatatatatatatatatatatatatatatatatatatatatatatatatatatatatatatatatatatatatatatatatatatatatatatatatatatatatatatatatatatatatatatatatatatatatatatatatatatatgtatatgtatatgtatatgtatatatatatatatatatatatatatatatatatatatatatatatatatatatatatatatatatataagcgaTAAGTAACAGCgactaatttattttattttatcgtgataacaattttagttttggtccatataaaaagcgcactggattataatgcgccctgtctattttggagaaaatttaagacttttaagagcgttttatagtcgtgaaaatacggtagttgaaatgattttaatttaattttttttattgattttcttcGCTGTTAAGAGACCCATGTTTTTGATTCCAGATTTATACTTACGACGGGAGCTTTCAAACATGTGTCAAAATTGGTCTGAATTTTTTGAAGTCCCGATTATTTCTGATTGTCGATTTCCGATACTTATCGGGGGTGCTTTTACACAAAACCTAGCCTTTGACACTCCCAGACGCCTTAAGTATAACTGTGAATTTTCATGAAAATCTGTTCAACTGTTTCAGAGTCCTAAGGGatcataaatattcattcacACACTCaacgcacacacagacaaagatGAATTTATATAAGAAATTAGGGACAGGACAGTGAATTATAACATGCCTGTTTCATTGGTAagcaaaaatacttttgaaagATTCTCTTACACACACATTTGGATATTTTAATCATCACCAGGACATATCAGTTATATCGGTCAATCGGCTtatctaaaaatagaaaaaaaatctgatcttCATGTTGACTTCATTACATCAAACTCAAGTCTGAAAACATGTCCCCTGAATCATTGCATTTCTTTTCACAAATGCAAGATATTATCCACTGcatcttccatgttttttttaagcctccTGGACAGTTAAAGTTGACTGTGATCATTATTGTCTTCTTAGGTGAACAGCAACGCTTGTTGGTACAGATTCCACAGAATGTGGGTTTGAACTTCTTAGTACTTGTACAGCCTGAAAGCACaagtttttctctcttttttgccTGAAATTGTAGTTGGCATGATTTTCCTTTGGACACCTAAGAATTACATTTCCAAGTCAATGTATGAATCATAATATAAATTGCATAACTATTCCGATACTTGACAATTTTTCTGTAAGCTACCTGAATACCATtgattcttttcttttcacacGGGCGGAGCAGACATAGACGTGTGTCCTTCCTCATCTCACACTTGTCGTTGTCATTGTTGATACGCTCAGAGATTCCCAGGCCACAAGACTTGGAACAGGGGCTCCAGAATGTAGTTTGGATCAAACAGTTATTTTTCCAGGCCAAAAGCGGATCCCTGAAACCTTTAGTAATATATTGATAAGTAAtagttatatgtatatgtatatgtgtacgtgtacatgtccgtgtgtgtatatatgtatatgtatatgtatatgtatatgtatatgtatatgtatatatatatatatatatatatatatatatatatatatatatatatatatatatatatatatatatatatatatatatatatatatatatatatatatatatatatatatatatatatatatatatacatatacatatatatatatatatatatatatataatatatatatatatatatatatatatatatatatatatatatatatatatatatatatatatatatatatatatatatatatatctatatatatatatatatctatatctatatctatatctatctatatctatatctatatatatatatatatatatatatatatatatatatatatatatatatatatatatatatatatatatatatatatatatatatatatatatatatatatatatatatatatatatatatatatatatatatatatatatatatatatatatatatatatatatatatatatatatatatatatatatatatatatatatatatatatatatatatatatatatatatatatatatatatatatatatatatatatatatatatatatatatatatatatatatatatatatatatatatatatatatatatatatatatatatatatatatatatatatatatatatacacgcgcTCACCCcacccccggtcgtgtgtgtgtgtacaagtttttcaacctcgggcCGCGGGCCAGACACGGCCccttacagataacattcattcagGAAAAACAAGGGcattcagaacagaagaaatagTAGACAATAGTAGAAATCCTTCTCcagaaaaagaatatatatctcctaaaataatgggaaattatttaagtGTAAGTAAAAGTGTGCCCACGGCAtcgtattgttctctaagccgcTCCGGTCTGTCCAAGGCACttagtatttagaaatatgtccaggGGGGAGGGGGAGAAGGATAGacactaggtatgggtgtgagtgtgcatggttttccgactccttgtgccctgcgatcggctggccactgattcaaggaaccccccacccccgcctCTGTcgcggagacagctgggattggctacagcacccccgtgaccctaatgagaataaaggggttcagaaaatgagatgagatgagattgaaaGATGAAAGTCTGTATCCTATAATCTCTCACATTGTTTCCCAATACATACCTGAGATGTGGGTGGTATCCTGTGTATGTTTCTTTGTATTCTTGTTGGTAGTTGGTGGTAGCTTTCTGATCATTGGGGTGGAGTCCAGAAGACCTGCAGGCTTCTGCAGGAATGCTGGAGTACAGCCAATGGCACCTGCGATGCATGTGCATTTGTAAAGGGCGCTGGGTTCAAAAGCTTCGCCATTCTCATAGTGGGCTCCGTTAAGATCACATCCAACGCCCATTAAGTCtaaacacacagaaacacagagacaaagaaaataatatttataggCTGGCGGAATGAGTATATACCTTGGGTATATAGCTAGTCCTCCTGAAcactattggattggattggataactctattcatcccgtattcgggaagtTTCatttcacagtagcaagagggtgacgattcagaaataggaaaggaattttagacataaatagataggtaataagttaataaataaatacataaataaataaccgtgttgctgaaatatatgtataggtataggcaTAGGCAGAGCCGTCCGTccgccatatatatatatatatatatatatatatatatatatatatatatatatatatatatatatatatatatatatatatatatatatatatatatatatatatatatatatatatatatatatatatatatatatatatatatatatctatatctatctatctatctatctatatctatatctatctatctatctatatctatatctatctatctatctatctatatctatatctatctatctatctatctatatctatatctatctatctatctatatctatatctatctatctatctatatctatatctatctatatctatatctatatctatatctatctatatctatatctatatctatctatctatatctatatctatatctatctatctatatctatatctatatctatctatctatatctatatctatatctatctatctatatctatatctatatctatctatctatatctatatctatatctatctatctatatctatatctatatctatctatctatatctatatctatatctatctatctatatctatatctatatctatctatctatatctatatctatatctatctatctatatctatatctatatctatctatctatatctatatctatatctatctatctatatctatatctatatctatctatctatatctatatctatatctatctatctatatctatatctatatctatctatctatatctatatctatatctatctatctatatctatatctatatctatatctatctatctatatctatatctatatctatctatctatatctatatctatctatctatatctatatctatatctatctatctatatctatatctatatctatctatctatatctatatctatatctatctatctatatctatatctatatctatctatctatatctatatctatatctatctatctatatctatatctatatctatctatctatatctatatctatatctatctatctatatctatatctatatctatctatctatatctatatctatatctatctatctatatctatatctatatctatctatctatatctatatctatatctatctatctatatctatatctatatctatctatctatatctatatctatatctatctatctatatctatatctatatctatctatctatatctatatctatctatctatatctatatctatatctatctatctatatctatatctatatctatctatctatatctatatctatatctatctatctatatctatatctatatctatctatctatatctatatctatatctatctatctatatctatatctatatctatctatctatatctatatctatatctatctatctatatctatatctatatctatctatctatatctatatctatatctatctatctatatctatatctatatctatctatctatatctatatctatatctatctatctatatctatatctatatctatctatctatatctatatctatatctatctatctatatctatatctatatctatctatctatatctatatctatatctatctatctatatctatatctatatctatctatctatatctatatctatatctatctatctatatctatatctatatctatctatctatatctatatctatatctatctatctatatctatatctatatctatctatctatatctatatctatatctatctatctatatctatatctatatctatctatctatatctatatctatatctatctatctatatctatatctatatctatctatctatatctatatctatatctatctatctatatctatatctatatctatatctatctatatctatatctatatctatctatctatctatatctatatctatatctatctatctatatctatatctatatctatctatctatatctatatctatatctatctatctatatctatatctatatctatctatctatatctatatctatatctatctatctatatctatatctatatctatctatctatatctatatctatatctatctatctatatctatatctatatctatctatctatatctatatctatatctatctatctatatctatatctatatctatctatctatatctatatctatatctatctatctatatctatatctatatctatctatctatatctatatctatatctatctatctatatctatatctatatctatctatctatatctatatctata from Stigmatopora nigra isolate UIUO_SnigA unplaced genomic scaffold, RoL_Snig_1.1 HiC_scaffold_271, whole genome shotgun sequence includes the following:
- the ccn6 gene encoding cellular communication network factor 6; its protein translation is LMGVGCDLNGAHYENGEAFEPSALYKCTCIAGAIGCTPAFLQKPAGLLDSTPMIRKLPPTTNKNTKKHTQDTTHISGFRDPLLAWKNNCLIQTTFWSPCSKSCGLGISERINNDNDKCEMRKDTRLCLLRPCEKKRINGIQVSKGKSCQLQFQAKKREKLVLSGCTSTKKFKPTFCGICTNKRCCSPKKTIMITVNFNCPGGLKKTWKMQWIISCICEKKCNDSGDMFSDLSLM